In Tripterygium wilfordii isolate XIE 37 chromosome 15, ASM1340144v1, whole genome shotgun sequence, one DNA window encodes the following:
- the LOC120015891 gene encoding very-long-chain aldehyde decarbonylase GL1-9-like: MVFWEGYVSDEAMGTFAPIVVYWLYAGFYQLLPPLDRYRLHTRKEEEEKNLVPLAMVVKGVLLQQLVQATVAKVLFLLTSTADASGVTFQPSIPFQIVQIILAMLVMDTWQYFVHRYMHQNKFLYRHIHSQHHRLVVPYAIGALYNHPLEGLLLDTLGGALSFLVSGMTARTAVFFFCFAVVKTVDDHCGLWLPGNIFHLFFKNNTAYHDIHHQLQGTKYNYSQPFFSIWDRLLGTHMPYNLVKRPEGGYEARIKKD; the protein is encoded by the exons ATGGTTTTTTGGGAAGGATATGTGAGCGACGAAGCTATGGGTACTTTTGCCCCAATTGTGGTGTACTGGTTATATGCCGGATTTTATCAGTTGCTGCCGCCTTTGGATAGGTACCGCTTACATACCAgaaaagaggaggaggagaaaaattTGGTGCCGCTTGCCATGGTGGTTAAGGGTGTTTTGCTTCAGCAGCTTGTTCAGGCCACAGTTGCTAAGGTTCTTTTCTTG TTGACCTCGACAGCAGATGCTTCAGGGGTCACATTCCAGCCATCCATTCCCTTCCAAATTGTGCAGATCATTCTTGCAATGCTTGTCATGGACACATGGCAGTACTTTGTGCACCGTTATATGCATCAGAACAAATTCTTGTATCGCCATATCCACTCGCAGCATCATCGGCTGGTGGTACCTTATGCAATCGGTGCCCTTTACAATCACCCGCTTGAGGGTCTCTTGCTTGACACACTCGGTGGGGCTCTCTCTTTTCTCGTCTCAGGAATGACTGCAAGAACAGCCGTTTTTTTCTTCTGCTTTGCAGTGGTTAAAACTGTTGATGATCACTGTGGACTTTGGTTGCCTGGCAACATCTTCCACTTATTCTTCAAGAACAACACTGCTTACCATGACATCCATCATCAACTACAAGGGACAAAGTATAACTATTCTCAGCCCTTCTTCTCCATATGGGACAGACTTCTCGGGACACACATGCCGTACAATCTTGTGAAGCGACCTGAAGGGGGTTACGAGGCAAGGATAAAGAAAGATTAG
- the LOC119979818 gene encoding zinc finger BED domain-containing protein RICESLEEPER 2-like, which yields MTNPENMPTSGSSHQQSVSSSPVTISIFGATQSNPSNPIAIDDDQQEIAEGGLFEKKKRKTKICSLVGVQGCNGERWSEESRVHSLQGKAGISGGTTTHFKRHLDGWTRRKVNLKSHKMLNLIPSPVNKEVGTVSNFQYDQGKMRESIAHFILMHEHPFTIVAQEGFNLMMKTSTPHFQGISRATAKNDCMAVYETMKIKLKAMLKNVNKINLTTDLWRSNQQIEYMVVTGHFVDVDWKLQKRVLSFVNVPPPRGGVDIVDALFKCMNEWGIENKIYSIAVDNASYNDVAIRTLKTTLSRTKKLLLGGRLFHVRCCAHILNLLVQDDLKVVEDIIHNVRESVKFVKQSDSRLLKFSEIVK from the coding sequence ATGACAAATCCAGAGAACATGCCAACATCGGGGTCTTCCCATCAACAATCTGTTTCAAGCTCTCCTGTTACAATTTCAATATTTGGTGCTACACAGAGCAATCCGAGTAATCCTATTGCTATTGATGATGATCAACAAGAGATTGCAGAAGGTGGCCTgtttgagaagaagaaaaggaaaacaaaaatctGCAGTTTGGTTGGAGTTCAAGGATGTAATGGGGAAAGATGGAGTGAAGAGAGCAGAGTGCATTCATTGCAAGGCAAGGCTGGTATTAGTGGAGGCACTACCACTCATTTCAAGAGGCATCTAGATGGATGGACAAGAAGGAAAGTAAATTTGAAATCACATAAGATGCTGAACTTGATTCCATCTCCAGTGAACAAGGAAGTAGGTACTGTTTCTAATTTTCAATATGATCAAGGAAAAATGAGAGAATCAATTGCACATTTTATTCTCATGCATGAGCATCCTTTCACAATTGTGGCGCAAGAGGGTTTTAATTTAATGATGAAAACTAGCACCCCACATTTTCAAGGCATTAGTCGTGCTACTGCTAAAAATGATTGTATGGCTGTGTATGAGACGATGAAAATTAAGTTGAAGGCAATGTTGAAGAATGTGAACAAAATTAACTTGACTACTGATCTTTGGAGATCAAATcaacaaatagagtatatgGTGGTTACTGGGCATTTTGTTGATGTTGATTGGAAATTACAGAAGCGTGTTCTTAGTTTTGTGAATGTGCCTCCTCCACGTGGAGGTGTTGATATTGTTGATGCTCTATTTAAATGCATGAATGAGTGGGggattgaaaataaaatctacTCAATTGCTGTTGATAATGCTTCTTATAATGATGTTGCTATTAGAACTTTGAAAACTACATTATCTAGAACTAAGAAGTTGTTGCTTGGAGGTCGGTTGTTCCATGTTCGTTGTTGTGCACATATATTAAATCTTCTTGTGCAAGATGACCTTAAGGTTGTAGAAGATATCATCCATAATGTTAGGGAGAGTGTTAAATTTGTGAAACAATCTGATTCTCGACTTCTCAAGTTTAGTGAGATTGTTAAATAG
- the LOC120016089 gene encoding protein PIGMENT DEFECTIVE 338, chloroplastic-like: MQTLLQPCKFLSLLNSSEQPCFDFVAVHNSIRIRASQSNPNSPLQKIPTFGAFSRKTLVVSNNFPVWRSTQIVSCSQKHVVDSVWNSQLAGRADEPRIDENDELELLNKPSPLKNGSSSLVDNESKKLDEEEALAPFMKFFKPRDSSSPEAEEDNGELGVMEQKSEVKTDDEEAKKINVEYYDPKKGDLVVGVVVSGNENKIDVNVGADLLGTMLTKEVLPLYEKEMEYLLCDLSNNGKEYMAGGKMGIVRNDDALNRETGLGRPVVETGTILFAEVLGRTLSGRPLLSSRWLFRRIAWHRVRQIRHLNEPIEVKIMEWNTGGLLTRIEGLRGFLPKAELVNRVNSFTELKQNIGRRIFVRITRINEDTNDLILSEREAWEKLHLKEGTLLEGTVKKIFPYGAQIRIGETNRSGLLHVSNITRAQVNSVDELLKVDEKLKVLVVNSMFPDKISVSIAHLESEPGLFASNKEKVFAEAEEMAKRYRQKLPTVSPTHTLETPSTNGLPFDNEASLYANWKWFRFERDNEVQ; this comes from the exons ATGCAAACCCTTCTTCAACCCTGTAAGTTTCTCTCGCTCCTCAACTCTTCTGAACAAccttgttttgattttgttgctGTCCACAACTCGATTCGGATTAGAGCTTCTCAAAGCAACCCCAATTCACCACTTCAAAAAATCCCAACTTTCGGCGCATTTTCTCGCAAGACCCTAGTCGTCTCAAACAATTTTCCGGTTTGGAGAAGTACCCAAATTGTCtcttgttctcaaaagcatgtTGTAGATAGTGTTTGGAATTCCCAATTGGCCGGAAGGGCTGATGAACCTAGAATTGATGAGAATGATGAGCTTGAATTGCTGAACAAGCCGTCTCCATTAAAAAATGGTTCATCTTCACTAGTTGATAATGAATCCAAAAAACTTGATGAGGAGGAGGCGCTGGCACCTTTTATGAAGTTCTTCAAGCCTAGAGATTCTTCTTCACCAGAAGCCGAAGAAGACAATGGTGAATTAGGTGTTATGGAGCAGAAAAGTGAGGTAAAAACTGATGATGAGGAAGCTAAGAAGATTAATGTTGAGTATTATGACCCAAAAAAGGGTGACTTAGTGGTGGGTGTGGTTGTGTCTGGGAATGAGAATAAGATTGATGTGAATGTTGGGGCAGATTTATTGGGTACAATGTTGACCAAGGAGGTTCTTCCTTTATATGAAAAAGAGATGGAATACTTGTTATGTGACTTAAGCAATAATGGTAAGGAGTATATGGCTGGAGGGAAGATGGGAATTGTAAGGAATGATGATGCGCTGAACAGGGAAACAGGCCTTGGGAGGCCTGTAGTGGAGACTGGAACTATTCTGTTTGCGGAGGTCCTCGGGAGAACATTGAGTGGGAGACCGCTGCTATCCTCTAGATGGCTCTTCCGAAGGATTGCTTGGCATCGAGTGAGGCAG ATAAGGCATCTCAATGAACCCATTGAGGTTAAGATTATGGAATGGAATACTGGGGGCCTTCTCACGAGGATAGAG GGATTGAGAGGTTTCCTTCCAAAAGCTGAGTTGGTCAATAGGGTCAACAGCTTTACTGAATTGAAACAAAAT ATTGGCCGTCGAATATTTGTCCGGATCACTCGAATAAATGAGGATACTAATGACTTAATACTAAGCGAGAGGGAAGCATGG GAAAAGTTGCATCTTAAGGAGGGAACTCTTCTGGAAGGAACTGTCAAGAAAATTTTCCCATATGGAGCCCAAATAAGGATAGGTGAAACTAATAGAAG TGGGTTGCTGCATGTCTCCAACATCACTCGTGCCCAGGTCAATTCAGTTGATGAGTTACTTAAAGTGGATGAGAAGCTGAAGGTTCTGGTTGTGAACTCAATGTTTCCTGATAAAATCTCTGTCAG TATTGCTCACCTCGAAAGTGAAcctggcctatttgcatctaaCAAAGAG AAAGTATTTGCCGAGGCAGAAGAGATGGCAAAGAGATACAGGCAGAAGCTACCTACCGTTTCGCCAACTCATACGTTAGAGACACCTTCGACTAATGGTCTACCTTTTGACAATGAAGCGAGTTTGTATGCAAATTGGAAGTGGTTCAGATTTGAAAGAGATAATGAAGTGCAATGA
- the LOC120016297 gene encoding hypoxanthine-guanine phosphoribosyltransferase — protein sequence MSKPLDSHIERVLWNEDQISDRVTELASQITADFSGTASPILVGVATGAYLFLADLTRRIPLPITVDIVRSQSYGSGTVSNGRPTISLDLKVDVRGKHVILVEDIVDTGSTAACLIEYLESKGASSVSMCALLDKPARRKVHFEVFGDGKFYRGFECPDSFVVGYGMDFDERYRNLPYVGVLKPEYYM from the exons ATGTCGAAGCCACTGGATTCGCACATAGAGAGGGTTCTGTGGAATGAAGACCAAATCTCCGATCGAGTCACGGAACTCGCCTCTCAAATCACCGCCGATTTTTCCGGCACTGCTTCTCCAATCCTGGTAGGCGTGGCCACCGGAGCTTATCTGTTTCTGGCGGACCTTACCCGGCGTATCCCTCTGCCCATCACCGTTGATATTGTTCGATCCCAATCCTATGGCTCGGGCACCGTATCTAATGGACGACCTACCATTTCCCTCGACCTCAAAGTCGATGTTCGCGGCAAACATGTCATTCTG GTTGAGGACATTGTGGACACAGGAAGCACTGCTGCTTGTCTGATTGAGTATTTGGAGTCCAAAGGAGCATCCTCTGTATCAATGTGTGCTTTGCTCGATAAACCAGCAAGGCgaaaggtccattttgaagttttCGGTGACGGCAAGTTCTATCGGGGATTTGAG tGCCCGGATTCTTTTGTGGTTGGTTACGGAATGGACTTTGATGAGCGATACAGAAATTTGCCTTACGTTGGTGTCTTGAAGCCTGAATATTACATGTGA
- the LOC119979820 gene encoding replication protein A 70 kDa DNA-binding subunit-like has translation MDSTPLAELHIGQRNYKITCRVTKIWDATNPTMQDQLMSVDFMLVDNQAMAIQGSIRKEDAARMKELIKEGQIYTFSNFIVTAAKKNFRVCHHKLMIRLGTWSIIKEIMDHQLHIPNHSFSLIDDKELESRLYNDMYLTDIVGHLTSVTKVSYAYVNGRNVTKKNLIIQTLSMKDIPVTLWGTNAEGFDEKNVIDLARKEPLIAVLTTMTIRAFKGETTLSSTSATRIYLNLDTEDVHAFRSRLAYPLEVTTLAQSPEDKQSHVNAAISSRKTIYELLRLDRFADLGKKFICEATIKEIDTSRGWWYNACSKCKVGVTNYDGILSCRKCGPIESLPIPWYKLDAIAADDSGEAHFFMFGKHVEKLVKVLATQLSNLPSSNRIVVPPIIEQICGQKYTFTVSINEREITMPDLTFNISQVIKETPPGHNPEIRIVEDEHHLLSNKKQHKRTRESDMQNQLHKKIHIIPETEYAAQNTNK, from the exons ATGGACTCCACTCCATTGGCAGAATTACATATTGGACAACGGAACTACAAGATTACATGTCGTGTGACAAAGATATGGGATGCCACAAATCCAACAATGCAAGATCAACTAATGTCAGTTGATTTTATGTTGGTTGACAATCag GCGATGGCCATTCAAGGATCAATTCGAAAGGAAGATGCGGCCCGAATGAAAGAACTAATTAAAGAAGGACAAATTTATACATTTTCCAACTTCATTGTCACAGCTGCGAAAAAGAACTTTCGTGTATGCCACCACAAGCTTATGATTCGTCTTGGGACATGGAGCATAATAAAAGAGATAATGGATCATCAACTGCATATCCCAAATCACAGCTTCTCTCTGATAGATGACAAAGAACTAGAATCAAGATTATACAATGATATGTACCTCACAG ATATAGTTGGTCATCTCACATCAGTCACCAAAGTCAGCTATGCCTATGTAAATGGGAGAAATGTCACgaaaaaaaatctcatcatTCAAACCTTGAG CATGAAGGACATTCCAGTCACACTTTGGGGGACAAATGCAGAGGGATTTGATGAAAAAAATGTTATTGACCTTGCACGAAAAGAGCCTCTCATTGCAGTCCTTACAACTATGACTATAAGAGCATTTAAAG GAGAAACCACACTATCAAGCACATCAGCAACACGAATATATTTAAATCTAGACACCGAAGATGTTCATGCTTTCCGCAGCAG ACTTGCTTATCCACTTGAGGTTACAACATTGGCCCAATCTCCAGAAGATAAACAAAGTCATGTCAATGCTGCAATAAGTTCCAGAAAGACTATCTACGAGCTACTTCGTCTGGATCGATTTGCTGATCTG GGGAAAAAGTTTATCTGTGAAGCAACAATAAAAGAGATTGACACAAGTAGAGGATGGTGGTACAATGCATGTTCAAAGTGCAAAGTAGGAGTTACAAACTATGATGGCATCCTTTCTTGCAGGAAGTGTGGCCCAATAGAAAGTCTTCCGATACCATG GTATAAATTGGATGCCATAGCTGCTGATGATTCTGGTGAAGCCCATTTCTTTATGTTTGGAAAACATGTGGAGAAGTTGGTGAAAGTACTAGCCACTCAACTCTCTAATCTTCCCTCTTCCAACCGAATTGTTGTGCCACCCATCATCGAGCAAATCTGTGGTCAAAAATACACATTCACAGTCTCAATTAATGAACGAGAAATCACTATGCCAGATCTAACATTCAATATCTCACAAGTCATTAAAGAGACACCACCAG GTCATAATCCTGAGATAAGAATCGTAGAGGACGAACATCACCTGCTCAGCAACAAGAAGCAGCATAAAAGAACAAG GGAATCAGATATGCAGAACCAACTACATAAGAAAATACACATCATTCCAGAGACAGAGTATGCTGCTCAAAATACCAACAAATGA
- the LOC119980011 gene encoding MRN complex-interacting protein-like codes for MPSNFIAVQCCQCSTMQVKQQKMSSNKWNCAVCNQKQSVRKVVAQSPMAKDIRHFVQSFNMSRKLADDTPQPETEQAPDTTPHLDLAKRRTDWSEYLDPLPPPDSPNEEQQMDIVTELPREVFKRPKLTAADGGGGGDDDRLYKPFFCKRNNNSQGKEPTIAKGGSNSKWSKYMNNNDITAADSESQVDAKSADVVLEYLENLPNHERVEDAIHPDFL; via the exons ATGCCGTCCAATTTCATCGCCGTCCAGTGCTGCCAGTGTTCCACGATGCAG GTGAAGCAGCAGAAGATGAGCAGCAACAAGTGGAATTGCGCGGTGTGCAACCAGAAACAATCGGTGCGCAAGGTGGTCGCTCAGAGTCCGATGGCCAAGGACATCCGCCACTTCGTCCAGTCCTTCAATATGTCCCGCAAACTCGCCGATGATACACCACAACCAGAAACAGAGCAAGCCCCTGACACGACACCGCATCTGGATCTCGCGAAGAGACGCACTGATTGGAGCGAGTACCTGGATCCCCTACCTCCACCGGATAGCCCTAATGAAGAACAACAAATGG ATATCGTGACGGAGTTGCCGAGAGAGGTATTTAAGAGGCCCAAATTGACAGCTGCAGATGGGGGAGGAGGAGGTGACGATGACAGACTTTACAAGCCATTTTTCTGTAAGAGGAATAACAACTCCCAGG GGAAGGAGCCTACAATCGCCAAGGGTGGTTCAAACTCAAAATGGAGCAAATACATGAACAATAATGACATTACAGCAGCTGATAGTGAGAGCCAAGTTGATGCCAAGAGTGCAGATGTTGTCTTGGAGTACTTGGAGAACCTACCAAACCATGAAAGAGTAGAAGATGCCATCCACCCAGATTTTCTTTGA
- the LOC119979819 gene encoding uncharacterized protein LOC119979819, with protein MKLAELMRDIKQRNYFGQAVGAIYTVEFQKRGLPHVHIIIWLHQNDKFPASDDINRIISAEIPDCRKEPDLFNVVSRFMFHGPCGLANPKAPCMKNGKCSKHFPRRCCNETIIGEDDFAIYRRRNDGKTVMKQGVPLDNRFIVPYNKGLLLKYQGHINVEWCNQSKSIKHLFKYINKGPDRTRALLQENADAISPINSEVVDEIKIYIDYRYLCAYESAWRIFEFEIHCKYPVVQNLTIHLPQMNNIVFRGDMNITEVLHQPGLEKTMLTEWMFTNTISPDACQLTYIEFPSFWRWDGTNKIWLRRQRGHSIGRISYVHPSAGEIYYLRMQLAYVKGATNFSDIRTVNGTTYNTFKEACNAMGLTGNDREWHDSLHEAANWATSHELGTLFVTLIMFCEVVDSKRLFGAHLNNFQDDIIYKLQNRFAMGPSTISPSHIRDQQLSNTMLREELTYDINELLLCANNMEQQLNIEQRNIYDAILNAVYAEKRGFFFLYGHGGTGKTFVYKAIISRLRSAGRTVLAVASSGIASLLLPGGRAAHSRFKIPINIHDHSTCHMKKGTQLADLLEKTSLIVWDEAPMAHRNCFEALDRSLNDILDIDELDGTYRPFEGKVVLLGGDFRQILPMVLKVPAKGLSNEEKLQLASFSEWLLDVGEGKIEATKMDEEEDYPTWIKVPDHLQVHYEIGDIEAITSDVYDNLSSMYSDPLYLKQRAIITGTNAAVDELNCHVLSLIPTEQRIYLSYDYISNDDNASDDMDVLYPPEFLNSLTFNGVPNHELQLKIHSPVMLLRNLNQNSGLCNGTRLIISRLGERVVEANIISGTHIGNRVYIPRIIMTATEAK; from the exons ATGAAGCTAGCAGAGTTAATGAGGGATATCAAACAACGTAACTACTTTGGACAAGCTGTTGGCGCCATTTACACAGTTGAATTCCAAAAAAGAGGCCTACCTCATGTTCACATCATCATATGGTTGCACCAAAATGACAAATTCCCAGCATCTGATGATATCAACAGAATCATTTCTGCGGAGATTCCCGATTGCAGAAAAGAACccgatttgttcaatgttgtgtCACGATTTATGTTCCATGGCCCTTGCGGTTTGGCAAATCCTAAGGCACCATGTATGAAGAATGGAAAATGCTCCAAGCACTTCCCTAGAAGATGTTGCAATGAGACTATTATCGGTGAAGATGATTTTGCAATTTATAGGAGACGCAATGACGGTAAAACTGTAATGAAGCAAGGAGTACCACTTGATAATAGGTTTATTGTCCCCTATAACAAAGGTCTTTTGCTGAAATATCAAGGCCATATCAATGTGGAATGGTGCAACCAGTCCAAATCCATAAAACATCtatttaaatatattaataaaggcCCAGATAGGACACGAGCTCTTCTCCAAGAAAATGCTGATGCTATTTCACCAATTAATTCAGAGGTAGTTGATgaaataaagatatatatagacTACAGGTATCTATGTGCCTATGAGTCTGCTTGGAGGATATTTGAGTTTGAGATACATTGTAAGTATCCTGTTGTGCAAAATCTCACCATACACTTACCTCAAATGAATAACATTGTCTTTCGGGGAGATATGAATATTACTGAAGTCCTCCATCAACCTGGTCTAGAGAAAACGATGTTGACAGAGTGGATGTTCACAAACACTATCTCTCCTGATGCCTGTCAATTAACATACATTGAATTCCCTTCATTTTGGAGGTGGGATGGAACAAATAAAATCTGGTTGCGCAGGCAAAGAGGACATTCAATCGGCCGCATATCCTACGTTCACCCTTCTGCGGGAGAAATTTATTATCTGCGGATGCAGCTTGCTTATGTCAAAGGAGCAACTAATTTTAGTGATATAAGAACTGTGAATGGAACAACATACAACACATTTAAGGAAGCATGCAATGCAATGGGACTAACTGGAAATGATCGAGAATGGCATGATTCCCTTCACGAAGCTGCCAATTGGGCTACTTCTCATGAACTCGGGACTCTTTTTGTGACATTAATTATGTTTTGTGAAGTTGTTGATTCAAAAAGGTTATTCGGTGCACATCTCAACAATTTCCAGGATGACATCATTTACAAGCTCCAGAATAGATTTGCCATGGGTCCTTCAACAATATCACCTTCACACATCAGAGATCAA CAACTCAGCAACACTATGTTAAGAGAAGAACTGACTTATGACATAAATGAACTACTCCTTTGTGCTAACAATATGGAGCAGCAGCTCAACATCGAACAAAGGAACATATATGATGCAATTTTAAATGCAGTATATGCTGAAAAAAGAggtttctttttcctttatGGTCATGGAGGAACTGGCAAAACCTTTGTGTACAAAGCTATTATTAGTCGTTTGCGTTCAGCAGGAAGAACTGTTCTTGCCGTTGCATCTTCTGGAATAGCTTCTTTGTTGCTACCTGGAGGTCGAGCAGCTCATTCACGATTTAAAATACCAATAAATATCCATGACCACTCAACATGCCATATGAAAAAAGGGACCCAACTTGCTGATCTCTTGGAGAAAACAAGTCTCATAGTATGGGATGAAGCACCTATGGCACACCGTAATTGCTTCGAAGCACTCGATAGGTCATTAAATGACATTCTAGATATTGATGAATTAGATGGCACATATCGACCTTTTGAAGGAAAGGTTGTTTTGCTTGGTGGTGATTTTAGACAAATCCTTCCAATGGTCCTAAAGGTTCCAG CAAAGGGTTTAAGCAATGAAGAGAAACTACAATTGGCCTCCTTTTCTGAGTGGCTCTTGGATGTTGGAGAGGGCAAAATTGAAGCAACCAAAATGGATGAGGAAGAAGATTATCCAACGTGGATTAAGGTGCCAGATCATCTTCAAGTACATTATGAAATAGGAGATATAGAGGCTATCACATCTGACGTTTATGATAACTTATCATCAATGTACTCTGACCCACTATACTTAAAGCAAAGAGCTATTATAACAGGCACAAATGCAGCAGTGGATGAGTTAAATTGTCATGTATTGTCATTGATACCAACTGAACAAAGAATATATCTTAGCTATGATTACATTTCTAATGATGACAATGCATCAGATGATATGGATGTTCTTTATCCACCAGAATTCTTAAATTCTCTAACATTCAATGGAGTCCCAAATCATGAACTTCAGTTGAAAATACATTCGCCCGTGATGCTGTTAAGAAACCTCAATCAGAATAGTGGATTATGCAATGGAACAAGGCTAATAATCTCAAGACTGGGTGAAAGAGTTGTAGAAGCCAATATTATTTCAGGTACCCATATAGGCAACAGGGTATACATTCCAAGGATAATAATGACAGCTACAGAAGCAAAATGA